The Couchioplanes caeruleus sequence GGCCGCCGACCTGCTGCGGCTCGGCGTGGTCGACGGTGTCGTCCCGGAGCCGCCGGGCGGGGCGCACACCGACCCCGCCGCGGCCGCGGAGCTGGTGCACCGCGCGGTCGCCGCCGCCGTGGCGGAGCTCGCCGACCGCAAGCCGGAAGAGCTCCTGCGGCACCGGTTCGAGCGGTTCCGGCAGTTCGGTGTGGCCCCAACGGGAGGAACGGAGACCTCGGTATGACCATCATGGATGATCCCCAACTCGACCTCGAGACCGGCGACGACGGCGGGTACCACGCGCTGCTGCTGGAGCAGATGCGGCGCAGTGTGGCCGCCATGGCGGGCGACGCCGCGACGCCGCTGCGGCGGGTCCGGCTGAGCCTCGGCGCGGCGACCGTGGAGGTGGAGTGGGAGAGCCGCATTCCCGCCGAGCCGGTCCACCTGCCGGTCATGACCGCGCCGGCAGCCATCGCCGCGGCGCCCGCCGCGGTCGCACCCGCCGTCGCGGCGCCCCCGCCCGGCGAGGCTCCGGGCGAACACGTGGTGACCAGCCCGCTGGTCGGCACGTTCTACACCACCCCCGAGCCGGGCGCGCCCCCGTTCGTGAAGGTCGGTGACACGGTCGTCGCCGGCCAGCAGATCGGCATCGTGGAGGCGATGAAGCTGATGAACCCGGTGGAGGCCGACCGCTCCGGCACGGTGCTGCGGCTGCTCGCCGGCTCCGGCGATGCGGTGGAGTACGAGCAGGCGCTGATCGTCATCGCCGCCACGGACGAGGAATGAGCGCCATGTTCGACAAGGTCCTCATCGCCAACCGGGGCGAGATCGCGCTGCGCGTGGTGCGTACCTGCCAGGAGATGGGCATCCGTACGGTGGCCGTCCACTCGACCGCGGACCGCGACTCGGCGGTCGTGCGGCTGGCCGACGAGGCGGTCCAGATCGGGCCGCCGGCGCCGCGGCAGAGCTATCTGTCGGCGGCGGCCATCGTCGAGGCGGCCCTGATGACCGGCGCGCGGGCCATCCACCCCGGTTACGGCTTCCTGTCCGAGGATCCCGACTTCGCCGAGATCTGCG is a genomic window containing:
- the accB gene encoding acetyl-CoA carboxylase biotin carboxyl carrier protein translates to MTIMDDPQLDLETGDDGGYHALLLEQMRRSVAAMAGDAATPLRRVRLSLGAATVEVEWESRIPAEPVHLPVMTAPAAIAAAPAAVAPAVAAPPPGEAPGEHVVTSPLVGTFYTTPEPGAPPFVKVGDTVVAGQQIGIVEAMKLMNPVEADRSGTVLRLLAGSGDAVEYEQALIVIAATDEE